CTGTGCTCTTGTGTCTTGCCTGACTGCTGTCTCTATTTTACTTCCTGCTTTGGCGCCGCCTGGCGTATTATCACCTTGCGGAACTGGCCTTCGCCTTCGGACATCGTTTCCATTTCCGGATAGGAACTTTTTACAAGATTATGAACCAGCTTGCGCATGGGCGCGGGCATAGGTTCAAGCCGGTAAGGCTGTGAGCTTGCTTTTATGTCATTTACGGCTTGCTCCACCCTTTTGGCTATTTCCAGCTCCTTGCTCTTCCAGTAGTCGCCGGTGTCTATCCTGAGCGCCAGGCGCTGCTGCCTGTTTTTGTTCAGCATGGAATTTATCAGGAACTGCAGAGCCTGCAGGGCGCGGCCGTTCTCTCCGGTAAAGAACTGCGTCTGGGCGCAGTCAAAGCGCAGTGAAACAAGCGCTTCGGCCTGGTTGTATGAAGCTTCCGCGATAGTGGCGGGCATGCCAAGAAGTTCCAGCGTTCTCGAAAGCGCCAGTTTGGCGTGTTCAACCGGATCCTCGGGGGCTTTGAACGAAGTTACCGACTCCGGCAGCGTATCTTCTTTGAATATCAGATTCGCCGCCGGCGGCCGGACTGCTTCGCCCCTTCCCGAATGCTGAGCGTAATCCGCGCTGCGGTTCCCATCCCTTGCCGGCTCCTGAGGGCGCTCCGAATTGCGGTTCCCTCTGTTAGCGTAGTCCGGACGCCGCTCTCCGCCGCGTTCAGAACGCCCGCCGCCTCCCCCCCGCCCGCCGCCATAGCGCCGGGGTTCACGGCCGCCGTAAGAAGGGCGGGGCCGGCTGTCGTCGGTGTCATGGGCGCCGGCTCCGGTCCATTTTTTCTCCCTTAAAATAACGCAGGCTTTTTTAGCCCCGATGCCCAGGAAACCGCGGGTGCCCTCTGAGACCACCACGACTTCCACCTGGTCGCGTCGCATTCCTATTTCAGACAGGCCTTTTTCAACGGCGTCCTGTATGTTGTTCGCTTCTGTTTTTATCTCTCTCATGTTTTTTAGTCCTCCACTTAACTTTAAAGCATCACTGCCGGTATTACGCCATCTTCTTCTGCAGATACATACTCTGGGCAAATCCCCACAGGCTGTTTATAAGCCAGTACATCACGAGCCCGGAGGGGAAGCTGAGAAACATAAAGGTGAAAATAACCGGCATCCATTTCATCATCTTGGCCTGGGCGGGGTCGCCCGTCTGCGGATTCAGGTGCTGCTGCAGGAACATTACGGCGCCCATCACGAGCGGCAGCACATAATACGGGTCCTTGGCCGACAGGTCCTTGATCCAGAAAATAAACGGCGCTCCGTGCAGATTCCAGGAATTTCTGAGCGCCGTGAACAGCGCGAAAAACACCGGTATCTGCAGGATCATCGGCAGGCAGCCGCTCAAGGGGTTGGTGCCGTGGCGCTTGTAAAGGTCCATTACTTCCTGGTTCATGCGTTTCGGATCTTCTTTGTAGCGCTTCTGTATCTCCTGCATTTCCGGCTGTATTTTTTTCATCAGCGCCATGGATTTGAAGCTTTTTATGCTTAACGGCGACAGCATGAGCTGGATAATTACGCTCAGTATTATGATGGCCGCGCCGTAGTTGCCCGTGAGGCGGTAAAAATAGCCGAGCGAGGCGTCGGCAAGCTTGGCGAGCGGCGCGAAGAACCCGAAGTCCACCGCGCGGTCAAGGCCCATCCCGAGTTTTTTAAGCAGGGCGTAGTCTTTGGGCCCGGCGTAAAAATCAAGCTTCCAGGTTTTTGCCGCGCCGGGAGCGAGTTTTGTTTCGCCAAAGGGGATGGCGAGCCGCGGCAGCTTGTTGCCCTTTACTTCCACCTGCGAGTAGAGCAGGCGGTCTTTGGCGAAATCGCCGCCGATGATCGCGGTCAGGAAATAGCGGTTGTCCACTCCGGCCCACACCCAGTTATCCGCCTGCGTGTCTTCCTTGATCTTTCCCACAGTGGGGTGTTTTTTCCCCTGCTCCTGAAAGGTATATTTGGCCGCTGTCAATTTAGGATTTTCTTTTTGCTCGCTGGGTGCCGTGCCAAGTCCCGGCCCTATTGAAAGCGTCCAGGGCGCAAGCGCGGCGGGCTTTGACGAGGAGTTCGAGGCGGTTATTTCGATCGAATTTATTTTATCGGGGCCGTTTAAAATGAACTTTTTCACTATAGTCACGCCCTGCGGAGTTCTTGCGGAAAATTCCGGGTTTTGCGCTGATTTGTTTTTTATGGAAAAGGTAAGGCCTTCAAAGCTTGAGAATAATCCTCCTTCCGGCGAAAGCACCATTTCTATGGGGGCGACCGGACCTTCGTAAACCAGGCTTTTTATTGAAGCGCCGGCGGGGTGCAGGGAATACTCCGCTTTGCCGAGTTTAACCTGAAGGGCGTCTTTTTTCCAGTCGGCCGGCAGTTCACCGGCGGCCTGCGGCAGGGCGGCCTGCGGACTATAAGCGGAGGCTGAAGTGTTTTGGGCGGTTTGAGTTTGAGAGGAAACTGCGGAGGAAGCGGCGCCCTGGGGAGGCGCCTTCTTTTCCATGTAGGAATACCAGAAAATATAAACCAGTGACGACAGGACTACGGCCAGTACAAGATTCTTCTGCATTTCCACCTCCCTGAATTTGGAACAAGGGAGGCTTCAAGGGAAACTTCAGGGCACCGGGTCGTAACCGCCCGGATTGAAAGGATGGCAGCTGGCTATTCTTTTTAAAGCGAGCGCGGACCCTTTAAGCGGGCCGTGTCTCTTAAGCGATTCAAAACCGTATTCAGAACAGGTGGGATAAAATCTGCAGGCCTTCGGGCCCAAAAAGGGCCTGAGCGTCCGGTAAGCGGACTCAAGCCCCCGCAGTGTCTGACCTGTAAAGTTTTTAAGGCAGGTTTTGCCGGCTTTCATTTCTTCAGGCGCGCTTTCAAAAATATTCTGTCAAGGGCGGCCGCGGCTTCATTCAAACTATCTATAGCGCAGCCCGCCTTGAAATAGATTATAACGCGCGCTCCATCTTTCAACTCGTCTTTCGACAGCCTGAAGGCTTCCCTTAGAAGCCTTTTAAGTCTGTTTCGCCTTACCGCGCCGCCGGTTTTTTTCGAGGCTATAACGCCTATTTTTTTCCCGGTTTCAGGCCCAGTTTCAATCGTGTGCCACATTACAAAATCTTTAGTGGCTGTTTTTGAGCCTTTGGCAAAAATAAATTCAAATGCCTTCCGGAGACGCAGTCGCGAAACTCTTGAAAAAGTTAACTTTTTCACTGTGTAAGTAACGGCTTAGGTCGTTTAGGCTGAAGGTTGAAGACTTTTAAGCATAACTTTTCAGTCCGCTCTTTGCCTTCAGCCCACTCTTCCTCCAGTCTAATAGCCTTTCCAACTAATCAACGTCGGGTATTAAGCTCCATCGGCCTTTCCGGCGGCGCCGTGCCAGGGTTTTTCTGCCGCCCGGGGTTTTCATTTTGGCGCGGAAGCCGATGTGTTTTTTTCTTTTTCTAACATTCGGTCGGTATGTAGGTAGCATAGTGCTGTAATTATATGAATTAAGGCGCGCAATTGCAAAACAAGGCGGCGATGCGGCTATTGTTTAGTAAAATATATATATGATTTTTTGCGATTACGGCATAGTCCTGAGAAGCCGCCCGTTGCGCGAGAGCGACCGCATAGTTACGGTTTTCACAAAAGGGGGAGGCAAGCTTGAGGTTAATTTTAAAAGTGTGCGCAGGACCTCGGGCAAGCTTAAAGCTTTGAGTGAACCCGTAACCTGGGGCGATTATCGTTTTTACCTGCGCGGCGGTTCAAACTTCCCCGTGTGCACCGGGGGCGCCACCTTGTCCGTTTTCCCCGGCTTGCGTTCCGGGCGGGACAGGATCTTCATGGCTTTTCATTTTTGCGAGGTCATTAACAAACTGACGCCGGCGGCCCAGCCGAGCGTGGAAAAATACGAGCTGCTGCTTTCAGCCCTGAAGGCGCTGGACTCCGGGCCCCCTTCCCGCTGGATGCGTTTTGCCTTTATTTTGCGGGCCATGGAGCTTGCCGGCTATGGCTTTAAAGAAACTTCTATCGGCCTTGATGCGCATTTTTGGGAGGCGGTGCATTGCGGTTCCTGGCTTGAGCTGGCGGAACTGAAAGAAAACCGGCACGCCGGGGATATGCTTGAGGGGCTGATAAATAAATTTTTCGGCGAGCAATTGGGCGTAACGCTGAATACCGCGCAATTCCTGTAGACCGTGGAAATTTAAAAATAGGTATAATCAGTAAAGAGATTACAGCGATTAAAAATAGATTACAGCGATTTTCTTCGAAATAATATCCCTGTAATCGTTCTGTTATCACCGTAATCTTTTAATCGGAGGCTTAATGAACCTGCAGGATATAATTTTAAAATTCGACCAATATTGGGCGCGCCAGGGCTGCGCCGTGATCCAGCCCTATGATATCGAAAAAGGCGCCGGCACTTTCAACCCCGCCACTTTTTTCGGTTCGCTTACCTCAAAACCGACAAAAGTCGCCTACGTGGAACCCAGCCGCCGCCCGGCCGACGGGCGTTACGGCAACAACCCTAACCGCCTCGGCAAGTTCCATCAGTATCAGGTGGTAGTAAAACCGCCCCCGAAAGATATTCAGCAGGTGTACCTCAGCTCGCTGAAGGCCATCGGCATAGATCACAGCGAACACGACATCCGCTGGATAGAGGACGATTGGGAATCCCCCACGCTTGGCGCTTCGGGCGTGGGGTGGGAAGTGTGGCTGGACGGCATGGAGATAACTCAGTTCACTTATTTCCAGCAGGTGGCTTCTTTCGAGCTTAGCCCCATAAGTATCGAGATAACCTACGGCCTTGAGCGCCTGGCCATGTTCTCGCAGAAAAAGAAAAATATCTTTGACATTAAGTGGAACGACCATCTTACCTACGGCCAAATGTTCAAGGCGCAGGAGGAGCAGTTCTCGCACTACAATTTTGAAGAGGCCGACGTGGAAAATCTCCGTTCCGACTTCGATCGCTGGGAAAAGGAAGTTTTCCGCCTGGCGAAAATGAATTACTATCTTCCGGCCTTCGAGCTTGTAATGAAGTGTTCGCATAATTTCAACCTGCTGGATGCGCGCGGCGCCATTTCGGTGTCCGAGCGGGTGGGCCTTATTAAAAGGGTGCGCGATATAGCGCGCGTTTGCGCCGCGGCCTATATGAAAGACAATGAACAGCCGGAGACCTGTCACCTGTAGCCTGATCGGATTACGAATAGATTTTTCTGGAGAACGAAATGACTAAAAGAGACGCCCTGCTTGAAATCCTTATTGAAAATATTCCGGCCCGGTTCGTGACTTCCGCAGAGGAACAGATGAGAAAATACGCTGCCGAGCTGATGGCCGAAGCCGGCCTGCCCTGCGACGGCATTGAGGCCTTCGGCACTTATAAGCGCCTGACGCTTTACATCACGGGAGTGCCCTCGCAGACCGGGGAAAAAATACACAAGGCCTACGGCCCGGCCGCCCGCCTGCTTAAAGACGAAAAAGGCGATTTTACCCCGCAGGCCGCCGGTTTCGCGCGCTCGCGCGGCACCACCCCCGATAAGCTTGCCGTTGAAACCGTGCCGAACAAGGGCGAGGTGCTGGTTTTTGAGGAGAAAATTCCGGGCCGCTCCGCCGGGAAAGCGCTTTCCGGAATATTTCCGAAAATTATTTCCAAACTTCAGTTCCCGAAAAACATGGTTTGGGAAGCCGAACGCTTTCGTT
The genomic region above belongs to Elusimicrobiota bacterium and contains:
- the rpmH gene encoding 50S ribosomal protein L34; translated protein: MLPTYRPNVRKRKKHIGFRAKMKTPGGRKTLARRRRKGRWSLIPDVD
- the rnpA gene encoding ribonuclease P protein component codes for the protein MKKLTFSRVSRLRLRKAFEFIFAKGSKTATKDFVMWHTIETGPETGKKIGVIASKKTGGAVRRNRLKRLLREAFRLSKDELKDGARVIIYFKAGCAIDSLNEAAAALDRIFLKARLKK
- the recO gene encoding DNA repair protein RecO, which encodes MIFCDYGIVLRSRPLRESDRIVTVFTKGGGKLEVNFKSVRRTSGKLKALSEPVTWGDYRFYLRGGSNFPVCTGGATLSVFPGLRSGRDRIFMAFHFCEVINKLTPAAQPSVEKYELLLSALKALDSGPPSRWMRFAFILRAMELAGYGFKETSIGLDAHFWEAVHCGSWLELAELKENRHAGDMLEGLINKFFGEQLGVTLNTAQFL
- a CDS encoding glycine--tRNA ligase subunit alpha, whose protein sequence is MNLQDIILKFDQYWARQGCAVIQPYDIEKGAGTFNPATFFGSLTSKPTKVAYVEPSRRPADGRYGNNPNRLGKFHQYQVVVKPPPKDIQQVYLSSLKAIGIDHSEHDIRWIEDDWESPTLGASGVGWEVWLDGMEITQFTYFQQVASFELSPISIEITYGLERLAMFSQKKKNIFDIKWNDHLTYGQMFKAQEEQFSHYNFEEADVENLRSDFDRWEKEVFRLAKMNYYLPAFELVMKCSHNFNLLDARGAISVSERVGLIKRVRDIARVCAAAYMKDNEQPETCHL
- a CDS encoding Jag N-terminal domain-containing protein, with protein sequence MREIKTEANNIQDAVEKGLSEIGMRRDQVEVVVVSEGTRGFLGIGAKKACVILREKKWTGAGAHDTDDSRPRPSYGGREPRRYGGGRGGGGGRSERGGERRPDYANRGNRNSERPQEPARDGNRSADYAQHSGRGEAVRPPAANLIFKEDTLPESVTSFKAPEDPVEHAKLALSRTLELLGMPATIAEASYNQAEALVSLRFDCAQTQFFTGENGRALQALQFLINSMLNKNRQQRLALRIDTGDYWKSKELEIAKRVEQAVNDIKASSQPYRLEPMPAPMRKLVHNLVKSSYPEMETMSEGEGQFRKVIIRQAAPKQEVK
- the yidD gene encoding membrane protein insertion efficiency factor YidD, producing the protein MKAGKTCLKNFTGQTLRGLESAYRTLRPFLGPKACRFYPTCSEYGFESLKRHGPLKGSALALKRIASCHPFNPGGYDPVP
- the yidC gene encoding membrane protein insertase YidC; translation: MQKNLVLAVVLSSLVYIFWYSYMEKKAPPQGAASSAVSSQTQTAQNTSASAYSPQAALPQAAGELPADWKKDALQVKLGKAEYSLHPAGASIKSLVYEGPVAPIEMVLSPEGGLFSSFEGLTFSIKNKSAQNPEFSARTPQGVTIVKKFILNGPDKINSIEITASNSSSKPAALAPWTLSIGPGLGTAPSEQKENPKLTAAKYTFQEQGKKHPTVGKIKEDTQADNWVWAGVDNRYFLTAIIGGDFAKDRLLYSQVEVKGNKLPRLAIPFGETKLAPGAAKTWKLDFYAGPKDYALLKKLGMGLDRAVDFGFFAPLAKLADASLGYFYRLTGNYGAAIIILSVIIQLMLSPLSIKSFKSMALMKKIQPEMQEIQKRYKEDPKRMNQEVMDLYKRHGTNPLSGCLPMILQIPVFFALFTALRNSWNLHGAPFIFWIKDLSAKDPYYVLPLVMGAVMFLQQHLNPQTGDPAQAKMMKWMPVIFTFMFLSFPSGLVMYWLINSLWGFAQSMYLQKKMA